A stretch of Puniceicoccaceae bacterium DNA encodes these proteins:
- a CDS encoding Bcr/CflA family drug resistance efflux transporter, which yields AGLLAMMLSVILEWGLIGFVPALMVSVGSLGAVSPNNQANFIEYFPNTGGSASAILGAFQFGSAGLASALSTQLPQSMLSIVSCMFVLGCIAFTTMLRTMHR from the coding sequence GCAGGTCTTCTTGCCATGATGTTGTCAGTCATCTTGGAGTGGGGGTTGATCGGATTTGTGCCCGCTCTCATGGTGTCGGTCGGCTCACTTGGTGCAGTTTCCCCAAACAATCAGGCGAATTTCATCGAGTACTTTCCGAACACCGGAGGCAGTGCCTCTGCAATTCTGGGTGCCTTCCAGTTTGGTTCTGCCGGACTCGCAAGTGCACTTTCAACACAACTCCCCCAGTCGATGCTTTCCATCGTTTCTTGTATGTTCGTCTTGGGGTGCATTGCTTTCACTACCATGCTCAGAACGATGCATCGGTAA